ctttaactctttaactcttCGCTGGTGTGCAGTTGAGGAAGCTCTTAAAGCTCTTGAAGCAACAGGCATTGAGCTTAATGCCTAATGCTTACGGTACTTTAGACTCGGCAAACTGGattgaaaagtttaaaatatgGAAATCGAATTACAGGTGGATCCATTTCTGGTTATGAGAAAGTTATGAGAAACTCTTAGCTACAATCAAAGGTtagaacacttaaaaaaacacaataatcatCATTGAACAGTAGAACACTTAACATAACGCAATTATAATGCATTACGAGGTGCCTTACAAAGTCTTATAACACATCTGTAATTTTTTTCTTACACTGACAggtgtttttttaaagcagattttGGTCTGAGGGCAAACTCCACAACATGCTATTAGTGTGGAAAAGCAGCAGCCAAATGCTAAAAAAATTAACCAAGTCTTTGATATGGAGTTTGTTCGATATGTAGTTATATTGGTTTAATGAAGGCTTATGTAGCCTTCCTTAGAAGTTGCATGCTGAAGCTGGGATTGAGGTGGCGCTCAAGTTAACAGCATTGAAGCTAATTAATCATTTGAAAAATGGGACAttcttttaaaacatttccaaacAACAGTTTGCTAAAGACTTTGCCAAAatattatatttgcatttatagtGTTAAGCTGACGCTCTTGTCCAGACAGTATGTACCActtgtttttctatatttttccAGTGTTTTATGGCAATTCTTCCGTATTTATCACACTATAAaactcacttaaaatccttaaattttcccaaaacttGTCAGTGccacttatgtatgaattttaacagtcaggtccttttttttacaggagtttcagttcaattctccagcagtattagcattactcactaaccgcgctaagcgctagctctttcgccatccaaaggtaagtatatcggactgtagcctgctgctaaccccggctagcactgctggagcagcattagcattagccactaaccgcggtaagcgctagctcctttgctgttcagaggcgagtatatcagacagtAGCCTGCCCGTTTATCATGttgaaacaagctacatgggacaaaccgctagctgatatcgcccagGCTTatcggaacacttagggttccatAGCGTAGTGCTATCATGAGGAATTGATTAGCACtaatggttagccgctaatgctaatgctgctgcagccagccttagaggaaatctggaaatctaagcttactgtaaataaacagaagtgctttactcacgaaaataaacagttttcaggagagaaatgtgtgtagattaacatccagctctcatttgactttgaaagaaaatgttttttttttttaattacagttttgtttacatagcttagcttagctttgctttaGTTACCCCACCACTTCCACCCCCCAGCGGCAAGAGCTGCTAAATTAGAACagcaacatggcaacacccttgttccttactagtgtcacataatgtagTACTAGtgtccttataatctggtgtgccttatgtttgaaaatagaccagaaaatagacgtttattgatagttcgCATTATAAGCTGGTGCGCCTCATATGAAAATAtggtaacaataaaaataaaaacatggtaacaaATATGTCCCACTCCTAATGTTCCCGATTGTCAGTGTTAGTTAGCATTGTTAGGCATACCAATAGGGATAACAATGCACAATACAGTAATTATCACATTCAAACACAATGAAGTATGTCCACAGATAGAcattggacagtactgtgtgtacaactgatttaatgagtCACAAAAGTTGTGATAAACTGTACTATATATTTGCTGTgcagccatattggaatttgatTCAGTCATATGAATTCAGTCTTATATCCGAATAATGGTGTGAAACCCCTAAACCCCAGCATACTGTACATAAAACTTacataaaactgatttaaaactttAGAGATGTGTTAAAAGCCTTTATGAGACATTTagaccccatttacacctggtcacttcaaaGAGAACTAGTATTTGGGTTTTATCCTGAAAACAAAAGATTGGTTTATAATCGCTAGTCGGTCTGAGACCAACTTCTGAagttgtatctgttttaaatgcatctcagatcatctaatacaattatttaaaaaatctgagtATTTGTTTTCAAATGCGCCTCAGATCACCTTCTAAAGGTGTTTGAGTGATCGGATTcgtgtctgttttaaatgtgtcttagatcacgttctgaagtggtttgagagatcggatttgtatctgttttaaatgtgtctcagaccacttctgaagtggtttgattgattgatcagatttgtatccattttaaatgcatctcagatgaTCTTCTACAATAGTATCAGAAATCAGAGTTTTGCATTTGTTTtgaatgcgtctcagaccaccttctaaagTAGTCtaaatgatcagatttgtatctgttttaaatgtatctCAGATGATCTTCTACAATAGTTTCAGAAATCAGaattttgcatttgttttaaatgcgtctcagaccatcttttGAACTTGTGTGAGTGATCGGATGTGTATGCATTTTAAGTGTATCTCAAACCAccttatttgtatctgttttaaatgtggctcagaccacctcctaaagcGCTTTGTTTGAGTAATGGGATTTGTATCTATTTTTGattgtgtctcagaccacctcctgaagttttTTTTGAGCGATTGGACTTGTAACTGTTTAAAgcgtgtctcagaccacctcctgaagcaGTTTGATTGAGTGATgggatttgtttctgttttaaatgcgtctcagaccatcttctgaagTTGTGTGAGTGATCGGATGTGTATGCATTTTAAGTGTATCTTAGACCACCTTCTGAACATGAGTGATcctatttgtatctgttttaaatgtgtcttagacCACCACCTGAAGCAGTTTGTTTGCGTGatgggatttgtatctgtttaaagCATGTctgagaccacctcctgaagttttTTGTTTGactgattggatttgtatctgttttaaatgcatctcagatcaTCCCCCTACAATTGATTCAATAATCAGATTTGCCtcagttttaaatgtgtctcagaccatcttctgaagTCGTGTGAGTGATCGGATGTGTATGCATTTTAAGTgtatctcagaccaccttctgaacaTGAGTCACcctatttgtatctgttttaaatgtggctcagaccacctcctgaagtttattgtttgagtgattggatttgtatctgtttaaagCATGTCTCAGACTACCTActgaagtcattttttctttagtaGTCAGCTCTGTTTAAGTGTGTTTTGGAtgtgtttacacttgtatttttaagtttattttatgtttgccTTATCCTAATATAATTCTGATACTCAAGATGCAAGAAGTGATGAGGTGTGAATGGGGTCTTGTATAATTCGCTATAATTGTGTCAGTAAGTGTTATctgtatatataattaattataattgttACTGTTACGTGATTGGGTGTTTTCCTGTCCTTCACTTCTTAAAAAACAGATATGTTATATGACCtaagaacaaataaagaaactcaTATGTGCAACTGACGGCATTTTGTTCCTGTAAAGGTGGTCGGTACGGGTTCTGTCTGATCATCGTACGCGATCTGGTTAGCCCCCGTTCCGTTTCCAGTTAAAAACAACAACTCCCCGTACTAAAAGAATTCTGTTCACATTGAGGCAGCAGTGTATCTGTAAATTGGAACAGAACCaatcttctatctctctctctcctttatgtAGGAGGAAGAAAACGGACCACTCTCGCTCGGCATCGGATTTTGTGATCTGTTACTGTTTCCTCCACCCTGGTTTTCCACAAAGCAAACCCAAATTCCCTTCAAAAATCCACTGTTTGTTTTAAAACTAGGTGTTGTACATGTTTAGTCCAGCAGGTGTTGCCAGAGAGccacggctgctgctgctgctgctgctggctctgTCCTCTCCTCTGACACGTCGCTCTGCCCATCATCACTGTTGCTAAGACACCTGTTCCACCGGCCGCAGCTGCACATCTCCGATCTGAGGATGAACACGGATCAgagaaaacacatgaaaacatagACAATCAAATATTCCATAACTTCACATTCCTAACATTACAGTAAATGAATCTGATGATCGATTAAACACACTATTGACACTggaatcatgtttaaaaaaataaaagcaatatttAACGATGTACAATACATGgggaaaaagtattgggacacatttttcattcactgtttcttcaaaataaaggGCATTAAAAAGAATTGATGATTGattttgttggagaaactgtctctactgtcaaggGAAGCCTTTCTACTAAATTCTGGagaatttaattgcattcagggACAGTAAAGTCAGCGAGatagtgtgtttatatttatctgctccacagagtcagcatatgtgcatttgcacatgtgtGTCAGCAATATGTgcaaaataaagtatataaaacaaacatttattagaaggggtgtccaaaacatttggccaaatagtatatttaattaacatttttgaatatacagctctggaaaaaataagagaccacttcagtttctgaatcagtttctctgatcttgctatttataggtttatgtttgagtaaaatgaacattgttgttttattctataaactacagacaacattttttttccaaatttcaaataaaaatattgtcatttagagcatttatttgcagaaaatgggaaatgtctgaaacaacaaaaaaagatgtaaagCTTTTCAAACAAGTTCATCTTcattaagagtacagaaatcagtatttggttgaataaccctggtttttaatcacagtttcatgcatctatgcatgttgtcctccaccagtcttacacactgcttttggataactttatgcctttactcctggtgcaaaaattcaagcagttcagtttgctttgatggcttgtgatcatctatcttcctcttgattatattcctgaggttttaaatacaataaatggtCTGTATTACCACCATTTTATTACTGAGTCATGACAAAAAGCACTCATTCAAGCAAGCAGATCTCAGAACACTACAGAGATTTTATATTATGctggagagagagatatagagagagagagagaggtgggtaATGGGGTGTGTAAGGTTTTGATTATATTTGTCTCTGCAGTTGGAAATCTAATTTGGTGATTTGAtttgcaataacaataacaaaatgaAAACAGGCTACAAGTGCAGAACAAACAGTTTCACAATTCAGTCTAATGACAGATGTAGATTTTCCTCTGTGACTCACCTGAACATGTGGAGGAGCGCTGAGAACATATCTGACTGCACTGGCTATATCTTCAGCTTTCAAACACTGCATAGAAGAAAACAgcacaaataaaaaatgcagGCTTTTAGAATATACCAATTAAATGTTTGCACACCTTCTCAGTgaatgcttttctttatttctttctttaatttattttctaccttGTAGATTTACATTatagacatgaaaacaattaagagacacatatgaaattacatagtaattgaatatattatttatttataatattaaataaagtgtTTGTCAATCCcacacaatcccctgatctaaacctgatgaactgagatggtgatttaaggtgatttgggatgagctggagcttcacagtgtgaagaaaaagcagcaactattgttcagcacctccaggaactccttccttcaagatgctgagaaaactattccaggtgactctccctcatgaagaaactgagattaaaataccaagagtgtgcagatctgtcctcaaagataaatgagaTACTTAgaagaattaaaatataaaacatattctggtttgtttaacacttcttgtttacagaataattctgcatgtgtttctgtatagctttaatatagttttcaataaaaagtcataaaaagaaataaaacacactgtatgagaagaggtgtgttcaaacttttgacttaaCTTTTATTACTGTGTATAAAACCATCAATGCTTAAAACTTCCACAGCTCACCTTTATACTTTCATACACAGCTGCAGCTTTCTCTGGATCACTATTATGGTGCCTAAAGGCGAACTCGGTTTCCACTATGCCTGGAGATATACActaaagagagaaacaaaacattagcattaacattCACAGTTAGCATAAGCATGACAGCTACTTCAATCCTAaagaattaaaaaacatttttttaatgtagctGAGTTGCCGAGGCATTTCTCTGGTGCATCTGGTTTGCTTTAgttagatacagacagacagacagatagacagatagatagacagatagacagatagacagatagagactAAGATAAAgcgagaaagacagacagacagacagacagacagacagacagacagacagacagacagacagatagatagatagatagatagatagatagatagatagatagatagatagatactgaggtaaagccagacagacagatagatagagactgATGtaaagtgagacagacagacagataaagactGAGGTAaagcaagacagacagacagatagagagacacaaacagacaaatggatagatagacagacagagagacacagacagacagacagacagacagacagacagacagacagatagatagatagatagatagatagatagatagatagatagatagatagatagatagatagatactgaggtaaagcgagacagacagacagacagacagatagaaactGAGGTAaagcaagacagacagacagacagacagacagacagacagacagacagacagatagatagatagatagatagataaatagatagatagatactgaggtaaagcgagacagacagacagacagacagagactgaTGTAAAgcgagacagacatacagacagacagatagaaactGAGGTAaagcaagacagacagacagacagacagacagatagatagatagatagatagatgtttttATTGCTTATTTAAGACTACATTGCATGCCACTGATATATATTGAGGCCATAATTGTATATAATACCTTAAATTAATTTATATCAAACAGACTTGCTTCTTTGCTTCCTGGCATTGTAAGTGTGAGTAAAAGTAGGTTTGGCAGCTGAAATCTGCACTAGCAGACGTTTTGTCTTTGCTAACTGCGTGAGAAAGCACTTCAGCAAGTGTCTGAGGTGTTTTGCagttttaaaagtgttaaaaactgtGGTTTACGATTATTAAAGTGCTGTGACAGAGTATTCggaaaagatgtgtgtgtgtgtgtgtgtgagtgttatcTCTATGTCAGTCTCTGAATCTGTGTagctgtttatctgtgtgtgtgtgtttatctcacCGTGGCGCGGATGTGTGTTTTAGCCTCCCGCAGTTCCTGTCGGAGCCCCTCGGTGAGGGCCGTCACAGCGTATTTGGTGGCGCCGTAGAAGTGCTCGTCCGCGTTCGCCATCACCTTGTGCCCTGCCatactgcacacaaacacactacaattACCTCAGTGATGTGGTCTAAAGAAGCAATACAACAAATACTTGGCAACTAAAATTAAGCCGAAAAAGGGCAAAAAAGCACTTATGAATAGAGATAATTGATTTCTTATTATTTGAAGTCAGATTACAGTGTTACAGTGGTAGGGTTTTTTAAATAGCAGCAGCAGGAAATATATTTAggcataatttaataaattaaaaaatgttaacaccttagcccatgtttgTCGGGTTTCTTAATTCTTGGTCctttctgttcctgtcttgtgCTCTTGGTTGTTTTCCTCATCGTGTGCtctttagcacatggctctgttttattCCTCTTTGATTTCCACCCAAGCCCCTCCTTGTCATAAGTGTTCCCACCTGTGTCTTAtttgatttgtaaccccgcccccttgttttcttccccaggtgttcctttttttctttgttctctgttgtgACTTTTGACCCACAGTTGTGCTTTGTTTGttcttgtttgttatttgttatttattaatttcatttgtttgtttgtttgttttgtttctgtttatgtTAGTATTTGTTGTTTGATTTACAGtctttattgtttgtttcatagtcattgtgtttttttttttgtttgtttttttgtttgatttcagTATGGCTACTAATGAAACCAACTTGCACTTGCATCCAGTTTTTTTATAAAGTTGTGCTATTttatacacaataaaaaatatacagtatattagtaaATAAAACATTCATTCATTAAATAAGGTATGCTTGTGTGTTCTGTGGGCGTGTCCACAGTGATGTCACTGTAAAATCCCTAAAAGTCTTCAAGGGTAGGATACTGTGGTGCATCCTCTGTTGGAAGCTTTTTAGAGGAGGATTTTAAGCAGGAGTTACACCTGTAACTGTATCATAAAAGCAAGAAATACAATTCCACCATGCTGGAGAAGCAGACAGTGACCTGTTGATGTTGATAATGTGTCCGTCGTCCACGTTTCTCTCCTTCATGGACTGGTAGGACTCACGCGTGCAGATTGCCAAAGCAAGCACGTTCACCTAAGAAGTTGTGAGAATACAAGAAGAATTTCACAACACATTGATTAATAAATACTGTGTCAGGACCCAAAATGCAATATATAAACCGGTGATCAAGCACACCTATTATCGcagattttcatttttaacagagAAATGCGACTCACATGTAAATCATCacacgtcagtgtgtctttgctatcgtaacgacaggaaaagtacaccttgttcaGCTGGAAATGCACAAAACATGTACTAGATGTACTAACGTATACTAATTCTCTTGAGAAATAAGGTAATTGCTATTTGGACATTAGCCAGATATAAGATTTAGTGTTTAGTGTAAATAGGTTCTAAGACTGAATTAAAGATTCTCTAAGGTTTTAAGTAAGAGCCTGACATTTTATCACTCTCACATACGAGCCTGGAGGCCTCAGCATTTCCTCTTTATTGTGTGAATGTTAGTCTTTACCTCAACACTGATTCACACAACCCTGCTCTGATCACCATTCAGGACTTCTCCAGCCCAGATGCTAAACATTCCCCATGCATGTGCATTTGTTGCCATGGCAAGCAGAGcagcatggaagctgctctgctgcagacaggaaagctctgcagagggtggtgaaggctgcacagaggattgttggagtcagcttccccagcaccatggacatctacacctccagatgcaggaagagggccacctgcatcaggaaggatcccacccacccagcacacgca
This genomic interval from Astyanax mexicanus isolate ESR-SI-001 chromosome 1, AstMex3_surface, whole genome shotgun sequence contains the following:
- the dhrs11a gene encoding dehydrogenase/reductase SDR family member 11a, with the protein product MERWKGRVALVTGASVGIGAAVARALVQQGMKVVGCARNVDKIEKLAAECQSAGYTGILIPYKCDLSNEEEILSMFSAIKTLYQGVDVCINNAGLSHNEPLLSGRTDGWRNMIDVNVLALAICTRESYQSMKERNVDDGHIININSMAGHKVMANADEHFYGATKYAVTALTEGLRQELREAKTHIRATCISPGIVETEFAFRHHNSDPEKAAAVYESIKCLKAEDIASAVRYVLSAPPHVQIGDVQLRPVEQVS